The Oncorhynchus keta strain PuntledgeMale-10-30-2019 unplaced genomic scaffold, Oket_V2 Un_contig_22456_pilon_pilon, whole genome shotgun sequence genome segment gaggggggttaatGAGGACAAAACTCTCCTGCCTCCTGGGTgatctggagagaggggggagttaATGAGGACAAAACTCTCCTGCCTCCTGGgtgatctggagagagagggggagttaaTGAGGACAAAACTCTCCTGCCTCCTGGGtgatctggagagagggggagttaaTGAGGACAAAACTCTCCTGCCTCCTGGGTgatctggagagaggggggttaaTGAGGACAAAACTCTCCTGCCTCCTGGgtgatctggagagagaggggggttaatGAGGACAAAACTCTCCTGCCTCCTGGgtgatctggagagagaggggggttaatGAGGACAAAACTCTCCTGCCTCCTGGgtgatctggagagagagggggggttaatGAGGACAAAACTCTCCTGCCTCCTGGgtgatctggagagagaggggggttaatGAGGACAAAACTCTCCTGCCTCCTGGgtgatctggagagagaggggggttaatGAGGACAAAACTCTCCTGCCTCCTGGgtgatctggagagagaggggggttaatGAGGACAAAACTCTCCTGCCTCCTGGgtgatctggagagagaggggggttaatGAGGACAAAACTCTCCTGCCTCCTGGgtgatctggagagagagagggggttaatgAGGACAAAACTCTCCTGCCTCCTGGgtgatctggagagagaggggggttaatGAGGACAAAACTCTCCTGCCTCCTGGgtgatctggagagagagggggttaatgAGGACAAAACTCTCCTGCCTCCTGGgtgatctggagagagagagggggggggagttAATGAGGACAAAACTCTCCTTATACACAACCTCTCTCCTAATGACgaccaggttagggttaggtatctCAGCAGTAAACTATATACAACCAGTCAATACATAAAGACAATCAACTAAAGTGaagagctgttgtaatgttggTACAGATGACTAGAAGGCAGGTTGGTGATAGTGTAGAAGTGTGTTCTAACACTATGTTGTAGCGACAGAGAAGATGAAAGGCTTTTAAAAAGTGACAGTTGAGATGAAAGGGTTTTAAAAAGTGACAGTTGAGATGAAAGGGTTTTAAAAAGTGACAGTTGAGATGAAAGGGTTTTAAAAAGTGACAGTTGAGATGAAAGGGTTTTAAAAAGTGACAGTTGAGATGAAAGGGTTTTAAAAAGTGACAGTTGAGATGAAAGGGTTTTAAAAAGTGACAGTTGAGATGAAAGGGTTTTAAAAAGTGACAGTTGAGACGAAAGGCTTTTAAAAAGTGACAGTTGAGACGAAAGGGTTTTAAAAAGTGACAGTTGAGATGAAAGGGTTTTAAAAAGTGGCAGTTGAGATCGAAAGGCTTTTAAAAAGTGACAGTTGAGATGAAAGGGTTTTAAAAAGTGGCAGTTGAGATGAAAGGGTTTTAAAAAGTGACAGTTGAGATGAAAGGGTTTTAAAAAGTGACAGTTGAGATGAAAGGCTTTAAAAAGTGACAGTTGAGATGAAAGGCTTTTAAAAAGTGACAGTTGAGATGAAAGGGTTTTAAAAAgtgacagttgagacagtcaGTTTGTCTCACCTTGTCGAAGGGGATGCTGTACTTCTTCAGGATAGAAGGGGAGATCAGGGTCATCTTGTGACGGAGAAAAGCCTCACACCCTTTAAACCCATTGGGGAAGaaacctggaacacacacacacacacacacacacacacacacacacacacacacaacgtggaGAGACTGTCAGATAgattgacagagtcaacacagtgCTTTTGGGTACAAGAATTTAGGTCTATCCTCCTAAGAccgcgtttagacaggcagcccagttATTGTCAAAAGaccagaattgggctgcctgtctaaacgctgCCTAAGTGTTCTACTATTTAAAACTTAATATTTCATCTAGTTAAACTAATATTACCTGTagccagtctctccagtctcttcCCATGCTCAGGGGGGATGGCATACCTGTAGACAGAGACAATGTTTGTCAGGTTAACACAGAAGGTGAACAGTAAACTAGTGTTTGGGTAGGTGTTATGTATGAGACACACTGTTTAGATGTGTCATCCTCTACACTGACAATACTGGCCCCTAGTGGTGAGCCTTGGAATTCTACCTATTCTAAAGTTCCTGACATGGAACTCTGTAGAACTCTGTAGAACTCTGTAGAACTCTGTAGAACTCTGTAGAACTCTGTAGAACTCTGTAGAACTCTGTAGAACTCTGTAGAACTCTGTAGAACTCTGTAGAACTGCCTCTGGGTTCTTAGGCATTCCATTACACCCACACCTCTTCTCCCATCAGAAGCCCCATATTAAACTATCAGTCTGAGGtaagggtgtgtgtatgtgagtgtaaggggagagggaggactgCCCCAggggtgggagaggtgaggggtgaggaggggttgagagaagAGCTTTTTGGTGGTCCTCCTCCAGGGAAATGTGTCTAAGTGGGGAGAGGTGAGAAccatgtgtgtgttgcagggcttCCTGCTCTAATGAACAGCAGTATACCtccaggggaagagaggagatgagggagagagagagggagagaggagagaggggagggagagatggaaggagagaggaggaggtggaagagggagagaggggaggtggaaagagggagagagggaggtggaaagagggaggtggaaaggagagagggaggtggaagagggagagagggaggtggaaaaAGGGAGGTGGAAGAAGAGGGAGGTGGAAAGAGGGaggtggaaagggagagagggaggtggaaagagggagagaggagagtggaaagaggagagagggaggtggaaagagggagagagggaggtggagagagagagggagggagagaggaggtggaaagaggaggaggtggaaagggagagagggaggaaagagggaggtgggaaaagagggagagagggaggtggaaaggaggaagggagagagggaggtggagagagggaggtggagagagagggaggagagaggaggtggaaagagggaggtggaaagaggagagagggaggtggaaagagaggaggagaggagaggtggaagagggagaggagagggaggtgaaggaggaggagagagggagagaggaggtagaaggtggagagagggaggaagagggagagagggaggtggaagagaggtagaaagagaggagaggtggaaagagggagagagggagatggaaagagggagagagggaggtggaaagggagagagggaggtggaaagagggagagagggaggtggaaagagggagagagggaggtggaaagagggagagagggaggtggaaagagggagagacttaCGAGGGAGGAATAAAGAAG includes the following:
- the LOC127921464 gene encoding lysine-specific demethylase 4C-like; amino-acid sequence: MWKTSFSWHTEDMDLYSINYLHFGEPKSWYAIPPEHGKRLERLATGFFPNGFKGCEAFLRHKMTLISPSILKKYSIPFDKITQEAGEFCPH